The genomic region AGGACAAGCGCGTCGCCGTGCTGCACGACAAGGCCGCCTATGGCAAGGGGCTTGCCGACGGGTTCAAGGCCGCGATCAACGCGGGCGGTATAACCGAAGTCGTCTATGAGGGCCTGACCGCTGGTGAAAAGGACTTCGGCGCCATCGTCACGCGCCTCAAGGCAGAAAAAGTCGATGTCGTCTATTTCGGCGGCTATCATGCCGAAGGCGGCCTGCTCGTTCGCCAGATGCGCGACCAGGGCGTCGAGGCACAGCTTCTCGGCGGCGACGGCCTCTCCAACACCGAGTTCTGGGCCATCGGCGGCGAAGCGGCGAGCGGCACGATCTACACCAATGCGAGCGACGCGACCCGCAACCCGGCAGCCGCCCCCGCGATCGAGGCTCTCAAAGCTAAGAACATCCCGGCCGAAGCCTTCACGCTCAACGCCTATGCCGCCGTGCAGGTCCTCAAGGCCGGCATCGAAAAGGCGGGCTCCGCCGAGGACCCGACCGCAGTCGCGGCGGCAATCAAGTCCGGCGACGGGATCGACACCGTCATTGGCAAGCTGACCTACGGCGAAACCGGCGATCTCACCTCTCCGAGCTTCTCGCTCTACA from Sinorhizobium garamanticum harbors:
- a CDS encoding ABC transporter substrate-binding protein; the protein is MRLSILTGLTLAAGVAFAPLAHADITIGVITPLTGPVAAFGEQVKSGAEAAVEAINNAGGINGEKIVMKIVDDAGEPKQAVSVANQLAGEGLRFVVGPVTSGTSMPASDVLAENGILMVTPTATTPDLTTRGLWNVLRTCGRDDQQAVVAADYVVKNLKDKRVAVLHDKAAYGKGLADGFKAAINAGGITEVVYEGLTAGEKDFGAIVTRLKAEKVDVVYFGGYHAEGGLLVRQMRDQGVEAQLLGGDGLSNTEFWAIGGEAASGTIYTNASDATRNPAAAPAIEALKAKNIPAEAFTLNAYAAVQVLKAGIEKAGSAEDPTAVAAAIKSGDGIDTVIGKLTYGETGDLTSPSFSLYKWEAGKSVAAE